One genomic segment of Elgaria multicarinata webbii isolate HBS135686 ecotype San Diego chromosome 9, rElgMul1.1.pri, whole genome shotgun sequence includes these proteins:
- the CDNF gene encoding cerebral dopamine neurotrophic factor has protein sequence MLRRPRPRGQLYRCSLAALTVVALCLGPGAACARGAEAQCEVCQGFLERFYSSLKEKHSDFSMASIENELVRSCMNAKGKENRLCYYIGAASDAATKILSEVSRPMSAHVPVSKICEKLKKTDLQICELKYERKLDLTSTDLSKMRVAELRKILDNWGEVCRACIEKTDFVNLIQEVAPKHTAATSRADL, from the exons ATGTTGCGACGGCCGCGGCCTCGTGGCCAGTTGTACCGTTGCTCCCTCGCAGCCCTCACTGTCGTCGCGCTCTGCCTAGGTCCCGGGGCTGCTTGTGCGAGGGGCGCAGAGGCTCAGTGTGAAG tGTGTCAAGGTTTTTTGGAAAGATTTTAcagttctttaaaagaaaagcattctGATTTCTCAATGGCTTCTATAGAGAATGAATTAGTCAGGAGTTGCATGaatgcaaaaggaaaagaaaaccgcTTG TGTTATTACATTGGGGCCGCCAGCGATGCAGCTACCAAGATACTTAGTGAAGTCAGCCGTCCAATGAGTGCTCATGTACCTGTGTCTAAAATCTGCGAGAAGCTGAAGAAAACAGACCTTCAGATCTGTGAGCTTAAATATG AAAGAAAACTTGATTTAACATCGACAGATCTCTCTAAGATGAGAGTGGCTGAACTGAGGAAGATCCTCGATAACTGGGGAGAAGTGTGCAGAGCGTGCATCGAAAAAACGGATTTTGTGAACCTGATCCAAGAGGTTGCACCAAAACATACAGCTGCAACTTCTCGAGCTGACCTCTGA